From the genome of Pelobacter propionicus DSM 2379, one region includes:
- the pheA gene encoding prephenate dehydratase, protein MQQNTPTIEQLRARIDGIDDQIVALLNERSRVVLEVGRLKSGSNMDFHVPGRERQIYERLLNVNPGPFPNDALRSVYREIISASLSLESPMKVAFLGPKATFSHLATMQQFGLSAELVPLKSIPAVFEEVEKEKALYGVVPVENSTEGVISHTLDMFVDSGLKITAEILLEVHHDLLSRTGRLEDVKKVYSHVQPIAQCRQWLEDNLPGIPVVDVASTAVAAQIVSEDYSAAAIASELAATLYDLKVVRSRIEDQVNNFTRFLVVSRKGCERSGNDKTSVLFSVKDEPGILFRMLEPFAKRGINLSKIESRPFKKKAWEYIFFLDLFGHSSDPQVAEALEELRLCCQFLKILGSYPRSM, encoded by the coding sequence TTGCAGCAGAATACTCCGACAATTGAACAGCTTCGCGCCAGGATCGATGGTATCGACGACCAGATCGTGGCGCTCCTCAACGAACGTTCGCGGGTGGTCCTGGAGGTCGGTCGGCTCAAGTCCGGCAGCAACATGGATTTTCATGTGCCGGGGCGTGAACGCCAGATCTACGAGCGCCTGCTGAACGTAAACCCGGGGCCGTTCCCTAACGATGCCCTGCGCAGCGTCTACCGCGAGATCATCTCTGCCAGCCTCTCCCTCGAGTCGCCCATGAAAGTGGCTTTTCTTGGTCCCAAGGCGACCTTCAGCCATCTGGCGACTATGCAGCAATTCGGCCTTTCCGCCGAGTTGGTGCCACTCAAATCCATACCAGCTGTTTTCGAAGAGGTTGAAAAGGAAAAGGCGCTCTACGGCGTGGTGCCGGTGGAGAACTCCACCGAGGGGGTCATCTCTCACACCCTGGACATGTTCGTGGACAGCGGGCTCAAGATCACCGCCGAGATCCTGCTGGAGGTCCATCACGACCTCTTGTCGCGCACCGGTCGGTTGGAGGATGTCAAGAAGGTCTACTCCCACGTTCAGCCCATAGCCCAGTGCCGCCAGTGGCTGGAGGATAACCTGCCCGGCATACCGGTGGTTGATGTGGCTTCCACCGCCGTGGCCGCCCAGATCGTCAGCGAAGACTACTCGGCCGCCGCCATCGCCAGCGAACTGGCGGCAACGCTCTACGACCTCAAGGTCGTCAGGAGCAGGATCGAGGACCAGGTCAACAACTTCACCCGATTTCTGGTTGTCAGCCGCAAGGGGTGCGAACGCTCCGGAAACGATAAGACCTCGGTCCTCTTTTCGGTCAAGGACGAGCCGGGGATTCTCTTCCGCATGCTGGAACCCTTTGCCAAGCGCGGCATCAACCTCTCCAAGATCGAATCGCGCCCCTTCAAAAAGAAGGCCTGGGAGTACATCTTTTTTCTCGACCTGTTCGGCCACTCATCCGATCCCCAGGTTGCGGAAGCGCTGGAAGAACTGCGGTTGTGCTGCCAGTTCCTGAAAATCCTCGGGTCGTACCCGCGGTCAATGTAA
- a CDS encoding prephenate dehydrogenase: MSCIIERLAIVGVGLIGGSFARALRQAGAVRHVVGIGRSRANLEHALSQGIVDEISFNATEGVAGAQLVFISIPVCSISAMVGAIAPSLAPGCIVTDGGSVKAEIVRECEKLIPEGCHFVGGHPIAGTENSGASASFATLYQGKRCILTPTERTDREAYETVARLWRVAGANVCSMDPERHDRILAEISHLPHAVAYALVHAVGTADAEGENVLSYSAGGFRDFTRIASSDPVMWRDIALMNRRALLASIDGFSASLAELRRRIDSGDSPGLAEFFTIAKQFRDGIL, translated from the coding sequence ATGTCCTGTATTATTGAGCGGCTGGCAATAGTCGGCGTGGGACTGATCGGCGGCTCCTTCGCACGCGCGCTGCGCCAGGCCGGGGCGGTCAGGCATGTGGTCGGCATCGGTAGATCGCGGGCCAACCTGGAGCATGCGCTTTCCCAGGGAATCGTTGACGAGATCTCCTTCAACGCGACCGAGGGGGTGGCAGGCGCCCAGTTGGTCTTCATATCCATTCCGGTCTGCTCCATCTCCGCCATGGTTGGCGCCATCGCACCGTCTCTCGCTCCCGGATGCATCGTCACCGATGGCGGCAGCGTCAAGGCCGAGATCGTCAGGGAATGCGAGAAACTGATACCCGAAGGCTGTCATTTCGTGGGGGGGCACCCTATCGCCGGAACCGAGAATTCGGGAGCCTCCGCCTCCTTTGCCACCCTCTATCAAGGTAAGCGCTGCATCCTGACCCCCACGGAACGGACGGACAGGGAGGCCTACGAGACCGTGGCCCGCTTGTGGCGGGTAGCCGGCGCCAATGTCTGCTCCATGGATCCGGAGCGCCACGACCGTATCCTGGCCGAGATATCGCACCTCCCCCATGCCGTGGCCTATGCCCTGGTGCATGCCGTGGGGACGGCCGATGCCGAGGGGGAGAATGTGCTCTCCTACAGCGCCGGCGGTTTTCGCGATTTTACCCGCATCGCCTCGTCGGACCCGGTCATGTGGCGTGACATCGCACTGATGAACCGTCGGGCGCTCCTGGCGAGCATCGACGGCTTTTCGGCGAGTCTGGCTGAGTTGCGCCGGCGGATCGACAGCGGCGACTCCCCGGGACTGGCCGAATTTTTTACCATCGCCAAGCAGTTTCGCGATGGTATCCTCTGA
- a CDS encoding diguanylate cyclase, with protein MTSDISSPSEPQAASAPEPLPRLLIVDDEPTNIQSLYEIFRSDHEVFIATSALQGLEMCDTNPPDLIMLDIVMPSMNGLEMCRQLKSDQRTRDIPVIFVTAYGNPEEETRGLEAGAVDFIMKPFNSAVVRARVQTHLTMKAQADLLRSMAFIDGLTGVANRRRFDESLEAEWRQCRRHRAPLALLMIDIDHFKKYNDSYGHQEGDVCLRKIATLLREELGRPHDLVARYGGEEFACLLPGVDMEGAMYKAQSILTALHRQAIPHVSSETAPFVTISLGVAVTSPGPEPRHGQLVATADTQLYKAKQQGRNRICGQEVTD; from the coding sequence ATGACTTCCGACATCTCTTCACCCAGCGAACCACAAGCAGCAAGTGCACCCGAACCACTCCCGCGTCTGTTGATCGTCGATGACGAGCCGACCAACATCCAGAGCCTGTACGAGATATTCCGGAGTGATCACGAGGTGTTCATCGCAACCAGCGCCCTGCAGGGACTGGAGATGTGCGACACCAACCCGCCAGACCTGATCATGCTGGACATCGTCATGCCGAGCATGAACGGGCTGGAAATGTGTCGCCAGCTTAAGAGCGACCAGAGGACACGGGATATCCCGGTAATCTTCGTCACCGCCTACGGTAATCCCGAGGAAGAGACCCGCGGACTGGAGGCAGGGGCGGTGGACTTCATCATGAAGCCGTTCAACAGCGCGGTGGTCCGCGCCAGGGTCCAGACCCACCTGACCATGAAGGCCCAGGCGGACCTGCTCCGCTCCATGGCGTTCATCGACGGCCTGACCGGTGTCGCCAACCGCCGCCGCTTCGACGAGAGCCTGGAGGCGGAGTGGCGCCAATGCCGGCGACACAGGGCCCCCCTGGCCCTGCTGATGATCGATATCGATCACTTCAAGAAGTACAACGACAGCTATGGCCACCAGGAGGGGGATGTCTGCCTGCGAAAGATTGCCACGCTGCTGCGGGAAGAGTTGGGGCGGCCCCACGATCTCGTCGCGCGCTACGGCGGCGAGGAGTTCGCCTGTCTTTTGCCGGGGGTGGACATGGAAGGCGCCATGTACAAGGCCCAGTCCATCCTGACGGCGCTCCACAGACAGGCCATTCCCCACGTATCGTCCGAGACGGCGCCCTTCGTCACCATCAGCCTCGGGGTGGCGGTCACGTCTCCGGGACCGGAGCCAAGGCACGGGCAGCTGGTGGCCACGGCCGACACCCAACTCTACAAAGCCAAACAGCAGGGACGCAACCGCATCTGCGGCCAGGAAGTAACCGACTGA
- a CDS encoding secondary thiamine-phosphate synthase enzyme YjbQ, whose translation MKSYRRELWFETRKRRELINITPTIADCLRESGIAEGILLCNAMHITASVFINDDESGLHQDFEVWLEGLAPEKPHSRYRHNGYEDNADAHLKRSIMGREVVVAVTKGELDLGPWEQIFYGEFDGKRRKRVLVKIIGE comes from the coding sequence ATGAAGTCATACCGCAGGGAACTCTGGTTTGAGACCAGAAAGCGACGCGAGCTGATCAACATCACCCCAACCATTGCCGACTGTCTGCGGGAGAGCGGTATAGCCGAGGGGATCCTGCTCTGCAATGCCATGCACATCACGGCCAGCGTCTTTATTAATGACGACGAATCCGGGCTGCATCAGGATTTCGAGGTCTGGCTCGAGGGACTGGCGCCGGAGAAGCCGCACTCCCGCTATCGCCACAACGGCTACGAGGACAACGCCGATGCCCACCTCAAAAGGAGCATCATGGGACGCGAAGTGGTGGTGGCGGTCACGAAGGGTGAACTTGACCTGGGGCCCTGGGAACAGATCTTCTACGGGGAGTTCGACGGGAAACGGCGCAAACGGGTGCTGGTCAAGATAATCGGGGAATAG
- the cmk gene encoding (d)CMP kinase produces MNRQPRGLVIAIDGPSGAGKSTIARLLAKRLGYLQIDTGAMYRAAAVLIKRAGLDLADGDAVARFCADLCVRLETDGGVQRVFANGQDVTDQIRTHEVSHLTSRVSALRPVRDALLSAQREMGRQGGVVLEGRDIGTVVFPDADLKFFLSATPEVRGKRRYDELIARGETTTLQETVAAVVQRDEQDSRRDIAPLRRAEDAIDVDSSDMGIDEVVACMEAFVRQKYVCGESVE; encoded by the coding sequence ATGAACCGGCAGCCACGAGGACTGGTTATCGCCATCGACGGCCCTTCCGGGGCCGGCAAGAGCACCATTGCACGCCTTCTGGCCAAGCGGCTCGGTTATCTGCAGATCGATACCGGTGCCATGTACCGTGCCGCAGCCGTACTGATCAAGCGTGCCGGTCTTGACCTGGCAGATGGCGATGCCGTTGCCCGCTTCTGCGCTGACCTGTGCGTGCGCTTGGAGACAGATGGCGGCGTGCAGCGGGTTTTCGCCAATGGCCAGGATGTCACCGATCAGATCCGTACCCACGAGGTGTCGCACTTGACATCGCGCGTTTCGGCCTTAAGGCCGGTGCGTGACGCGCTGCTCTCGGCCCAGCGGGAGATGGGACGCCAGGGAGGGGTCGTGCTGGAGGGACGCGATATCGGGACGGTCGTGTTTCCCGATGCCGATCTGAAGTTCTTCCTCTCCGCCACGCCCGAGGTTCGCGGAAAACGGCGCTACGATGAGCTGATCGCTCGCGGGGAGACGACCACCCTTCAGGAAACCGTTGCGGCCGTGGTTCAGCGGGACGAGCAGGATAGTCGGCGTGACATCGCCCCCCTGAGGAGGGCCGAGGATGCCATCGACGTTGATTCCTCGGACATGGGTATCGATGAGGTGGTGGCCTGCATGGAGGCCTTTGTCCGGCAAAAATACGTCTGTGGGGAGTCAGTGGAATGA
- the aroA gene encoding 3-phosphoshikimate 1-carboxyvinyltransferase codes for MNSISITPGSSLKGELVVPGDKSISHRSIMLGAIANGVTTVRGFLRGEDNMATMAAFRAMGVRIDDDGHLLSIHGRGLHGLEEPGDVLDCGNSGTSMRLLTGLLAGQNFFSVLSGDQYLRKRPMKRVVEPLSRMGARILGRAGGNLAPLAISGGTLNAIGYESPVSSAQIKSAIMLAGLYADGDTSVREPSLSRDHSERMFALFGASLETFHNGVTVKGGIELHAQEIHVPGDISSAAFFIVAALITPDSELLIRNVGVNPTRTGIIDVLRSMGGSIELVDEREVSAEPVADILVRSSRLKGVRIEGQTVPRAIDEFPAICVAAACAEGTTSIRDARELRVKETDRISAMAVNLRTLGVTVDECDEGMDITGVERLGGGVAESFGDHRIAMSLSVAGLVSADAVRVNDIDCVSTSFPNFFSLLERFRTGAP; via the coding sequence GTGAATTCCATCAGCATCACTCCGGGGTCATCACTGAAGGGGGAACTGGTCGTTCCCGGCGACAAATCCATCTCCCACCGCTCAATCATGCTGGGCGCAATCGCCAATGGCGTAACCACCGTACGCGGCTTTTTGCGCGGTGAAGACAACATGGCTACCATGGCTGCTTTCCGTGCCATGGGGGTGCGCATCGACGACGATGGCCACCTGCTGTCCATTCACGGCAGGGGGTTGCATGGTCTGGAGGAGCCGGGGGACGTGCTCGACTGCGGCAACTCCGGCACATCCATGCGGCTTTTGACCGGCCTCCTGGCCGGCCAGAACTTCTTTTCCGTGCTCAGCGGTGACCAGTACCTGCGCAAGCGCCCCATGAAACGGGTCGTGGAGCCGCTCTCCCGCATGGGCGCCCGCATACTGGGGCGCGCCGGGGGAAACCTGGCGCCACTTGCCATCAGCGGCGGAACCCTGAATGCCATCGGCTACGAGTCTCCGGTGTCCAGCGCCCAGATCAAGTCGGCCATCATGCTGGCCGGCCTGTACGCCGATGGCGACACCTCGGTGCGCGAACCGAGTCTCTCCCGCGATCACTCCGAGCGGATGTTCGCCCTGTTCGGGGCGTCTCTGGAAACCTTCCACAACGGCGTGACGGTCAAGGGAGGGATCGAACTGCATGCGCAGGAAATCCACGTTCCCGGTGACATCTCCTCGGCGGCGTTCTTTATCGTTGCCGCGCTGATCACGCCGGATTCCGAGCTGTTGATCCGCAACGTGGGGGTCAACCCGACCCGCACCGGCATCATCGACGTGCTGCGCTCCATGGGCGGAAGCATAGAACTGGTGGATGAACGCGAGGTTTCCGCCGAACCGGTGGCCGATATCCTGGTGCGCTCCTCCCGCCTCAAGGGGGTGCGCATCGAGGGGCAGACGGTGCCGCGCGCCATCGACGAGTTTCCCGCCATCTGCGTGGCCGCCGCCTGCGCCGAAGGGACCACCTCCATCCGCGATGCCCGCGAGTTGCGGGTCAAGGAGACCGACCGCATCAGCGCCATGGCGGTGAATCTGCGAACCCTGGGGGTGACGGTGGACGAGTGCGACGAGGGGATGGACATCACCGGCGTGGAGCGTCTGGGCGGAGGCGTGGCCGAAAGCTTTGGCGACCATCGCATCGCCATGTCCCTGTCCGTGGCCGGCCTGGTGTCTGCGGACGCTGTCAGGGTGAACGATATCGACTGCGTATCGACCTCCTTTCCCAACTTCTTCTCCCTGCTGGAACGCTTTCGTACGGGTGCTCCATGA
- the glnD gene encoding [protein-PII] uridylyltransferase: MHFSIDSYFPDDIHEVGDTGMAGFEEKRPLYFSGSKNFLSHYREEIRKRHNAGASGSEVTHLISRMMDELIKRLFHSIVDDLDISGGYMDHINLVAVGGYGRGELNPYSDIDIMFLHDGDIPVATVEDIAQKLLYFLWDMRLDVGYSVRTIGDCIEMAASDGTVKTALMDARNLKGSTSLFTDLHKTIFSQILPRSSDKFIKSKVEEMKARREKYGSTVYLLEPNLKEGEGGLRDLQTALWVARIKYKFSDPRELIVKGVVTEEELDSYFSALDFLWRIRNELHYFSGRKNEQLTFDAQVHLAQFFGYKQHERVLAVEDFMRDYYRHANRVEYLVSTLVSRCVWRDEGALKILGYFVRRPIGDGCFILKGELIVPDEGVVERQPVVLMRIFELAQKHGVELGIPVMGLVRRSLHMVNDKFRRSREVGTSFMNILRAPRGVARTLRLMHHLEFLNHFIPEMELIYCKVQHDVYHIFTVDIHTLFAVEQAEKMLAGELKNELRFPCQVAAQVNKPELLYLAVLLHDIGKGSGGSHADKGAAMIPTIARRLGLSRECSERLEFLVRRHLYFAHIAQRRDLGDEKMIIQFARHMETSENLKMLYLLTVADIRAVGVDVWTTWKALLFQELYERAFDVLERGDFRLEASSERVKSVMRKVAGLLGNECAPTAVQAELRAMPMRLLLSHDPDQIAGHIRLLLGLGLGGAPVLTRLVHNRESGYSEFTICTHDMPGLFSRITGVMAANGINILGAQINTSRNGKVLDILQVNSPRGKIIGDENCWKKVRDDTERVLLGEADVAAMVDKRQRPSQLMVRPAPRFPTRIDFDNQVSEGYTVIDIYTHDKVGLLYLITSTLTQLGLYIGVSKISTKVDQVADVFYVRDIFGHKIMDEAKLESVRERLKSAIDGWV, from the coding sequence ATGCACTTTTCCATTGATTCCTATTTTCCCGACGACATTCACGAGGTGGGCGATACCGGCATGGCCGGTTTCGAGGAGAAACGACCGCTCTATTTTTCGGGCAGCAAGAATTTTCTTTCCCATTACCGCGAAGAGATCAGGAAACGGCACAATGCCGGCGCATCGGGCAGCGAGGTGACACATCTGATCAGCCGCATGATGGATGAGCTGATCAAGCGGCTGTTCCATTCCATCGTCGATGACCTGGACATCAGCGGCGGCTACATGGATCATATCAACCTGGTGGCGGTGGGGGGCTATGGCCGTGGCGAGTTGAATCCCTATTCCGACATCGATATCATGTTCCTTCACGATGGCGACATTCCGGTGGCAACGGTGGAGGATATCGCCCAGAAGCTGCTCTACTTCCTCTGGGACATGCGGCTGGATGTGGGCTATTCGGTACGCACCATCGGCGACTGCATCGAGATGGCAGCCAGCGACGGGACGGTCAAGACCGCCCTGATGGATGCCCGCAACCTGAAGGGAAGCACGTCGCTCTTCACTGATCTGCACAAGACGATTTTCAGCCAGATCCTGCCCCGCTCCAGCGACAAATTCATCAAGTCCAAGGTCGAGGAGATGAAGGCCCGCCGGGAAAAGTACGGTTCCACCGTCTACCTGCTGGAGCCCAACCTGAAAGAGGGGGAGGGGGGGCTGCGCGACCTGCAGACCGCCCTCTGGGTGGCGCGTATCAAGTACAAGTTCAGTGATCCCCGGGAGCTGATCGTCAAGGGTGTCGTCACCGAGGAGGAGCTGGACAGTTACTTCAGCGCCCTGGATTTTCTCTGGCGCATCCGCAACGAACTGCACTACTTCAGCGGGCGCAAGAACGAGCAGCTGACCTTCGATGCCCAGGTGCATCTGGCGCAGTTCTTCGGATATAAGCAGCATGAACGGGTCCTGGCGGTGGAGGACTTCATGCGCGACTACTACCGCCATGCCAACCGGGTGGAATACCTGGTCTCCACCCTGGTGTCTCGCTGCGTCTGGCGCGACGAGGGGGCGCTTAAGATTCTGGGCTATTTCGTGCGCCGTCCCATCGGCGACGGCTGCTTCATCCTCAAGGGGGAGCTGATCGTTCCCGACGAGGGGGTGGTGGAACGCCAGCCGGTGGTGCTGATGCGCATTTTCGAGCTTGCCCAGAAGCATGGCGTCGAGCTGGGTATTCCGGTCATGGGACTGGTGCGCAGGAGCCTGCATATGGTTAATGACAAGTTCCGGCGCAGCCGCGAGGTGGGCACGTCGTTCATGAACATCCTGCGGGCCCCCCGGGGTGTGGCCAGGACGCTGCGCCTGATGCACCACCTGGAGTTTCTCAATCACTTCATCCCCGAGATGGAACTGATCTACTGCAAGGTGCAGCACGATGTCTACCATATCTTTACCGTGGACATCCATACGCTGTTCGCCGTGGAACAGGCCGAGAAAATGCTTGCGGGGGAACTGAAGAACGAACTGCGCTTCCCCTGTCAGGTGGCGGCCCAGGTCAACAAGCCGGAGCTGCTCTACCTGGCGGTGCTGCTGCATGACATCGGCAAGGGGAGTGGCGGCAGTCACGCCGACAAGGGAGCTGCCATGATACCCACCATCGCGCGGCGGCTGGGACTGTCCCGGGAGTGCAGCGAGCGGTTGGAGTTCCTGGTGCGGCGGCATCTCTATTTCGCCCATATCGCCCAGCGCCGCGACCTGGGCGACGAGAAGATGATCATTCAGTTCGCCCGGCACATGGAAACCAGTGAAAACCTGAAGATGCTCTATCTGCTGACCGTGGCCGACATCAGGGCAGTGGGGGTCGATGTCTGGACCACCTGGAAGGCGCTGCTCTTCCAGGAACTGTATGAACGTGCATTCGATGTGCTGGAGCGGGGCGACTTTCGCCTTGAGGCCAGCAGTGAACGGGTCAAGTCGGTCATGCGCAAGGTGGCGGGACTCCTTGGAAATGAATGTGCCCCCACTGCGGTTCAGGCGGAACTCAGGGCCATGCCCATGCGGCTTTTGCTCTCCCATGACCCCGATCAGATTGCCGGTCATATCCGCCTGTTGCTGGGGCTGGGGCTGGGGGGGGCTCCGGTCCTGACCCGGCTCGTTCACAACCGGGAGAGCGGCTATTCGGAGTTCACCATCTGCACCCATGACATGCCGGGGCTCTTTTCGCGTATCACCGGCGTCATGGCGGCCAACGGAATCAATATCCTGGGGGCGCAGATCAACACCAGCAGAAACGGCAAGGTTCTGGATATCCTTCAGGTCAACTCGCCCAGGGGAAAGATCATCGGTGACGAGAACTGCTGGAAGAAGGTGCGCGACGACACGGAACGGGTCCTTCTGGGCGAGGCCGACGTGGCGGCCATGGTGGATAAGCGACAGCGCCCCTCGCAGCTCATGGTTCGTCCCGCGCCTCGCTTTCCCACGCGTATCGACTTCGACAACCAGGTCTCCGAAGGGTACACGGTCATAGATATCTACACCCACGACAAGGTCGGGTTGCTCTACCTGATCACCAGCACGCTGACCCAGTTGGGGCTCTACATCGGTGTCTCCAAGATATCAACCAAGGTGGATCAGGTTGCCGACGTGTTTTATGTGCGCGATATCTTTGGGCATAAGATTATGGACGAGGCAAAGCTGGAAAGCGTCAGGGAACGTCTCAAATCTGCCATTGACGGGTGGGTGTGA
- a CDS encoding hybrid sensor histidine kinase/response regulator — protein METGTQPPRTHYQLACFRPPLALALALGAVGSLGACSLGQQPTSNDWLLGGALLTSILLLVLSLRHSAHLRDRKSKLQAKLREKELRLDLVRKTFQIGFWEYEPGGDGEHGDDAMLRFLGKQADESASLYESWRASVLPEDLVEVEGGLRAALNEKTPFDTTYRFRRDDGQLRVIRAHGRLRKREEGRPPCLIGVSKDITELVQSEHAMRDNERFLKILANVIPGMVGYWTYEQYCAFANDEYQLWFGRSPEEMLGMHIRELLGTELYQDIEPFIHGALEGVPQHFQHALTRSDGQHCHTMIHYIPDMEGEQVRGFYELVSDITELKQTQFRLEELNTALQQRTEEAEAANAAKSRFLANMSHEIRTPMNAVLGLLHLLQRTELSPRQHDYIEKVQMASRSLLGILNDILDFSKIEADKMELETVPFFPQELLNNLAVFLSPSLQNKKVELLFDVDADLPPTLLGDALRLQQVLLNLTGNAVKFTEQGRIVVTIQVVSLTPDQARVRFSVKDTGIGIPADKLESVFTGFVQAESSTTRRFGGSGLGLTISRRLVRLMGGELEVESTLGKGSTFHFTITLGRDGDTPAMNGRAYTGRNGAGQRSRLKGLHLLVVEDNPINRQIAQELLSQEGAGVEVASSGRQGLDLIARAQAPFDAVLMDIQMPDMDGYSASRRIRDALGMINLPIIAMTANALPDDRRRCHAAGMDGHIAKPIDPETLIAVLQTHCGDTTKQAEPQTADSVLGGAQPEFSPQDALTRLNNNRGLYARLARSFERDQAAVAERVRDQLRQGQIDSAASDLHTLKGVSATLGAMALSRCAAEAEALLRGGRPLGEILLNDLERHFAEACDLLRRLADELDPPREGAGEELPDITPDRGEVAARLAFMEDLLRVGNMRALNEYEGIRRICGRDLRQRFFLLDDAVKRLNFPAAATQCRIIREELSP, from the coding sequence ATGGAGACCGGGACACAGCCCCCCCGAACACACTACCAACTCGCCTGTTTCCGCCCCCCCCTTGCTCTGGCTCTGGCGCTAGGGGCGGTGGGGAGCCTCGGCGCCTGCTCCCTCGGCCAGCAGCCGACCAGCAATGACTGGCTGCTGGGGGGAGCGCTGCTGACATCGATACTGCTCCTGGTTCTCTCCCTGCGCCATTCGGCGCACCTCCGGGACAGGAAGTCGAAACTTCAGGCTAAACTGAGGGAGAAAGAGCTGCGCCTGGACCTGGTCAGGAAGACATTCCAGATCGGGTTCTGGGAGTATGAACCCGGAGGCGACGGAGAGCACGGCGACGATGCCATGCTTCGCTTCCTCGGAAAACAGGCCGATGAATCAGCCTCTCTCTACGAAAGCTGGCGAGCCTCGGTGTTACCTGAGGACCTGGTCGAGGTCGAGGGGGGGCTACGTGCCGCACTGAACGAAAAGACACCCTTCGACACCACCTACCGCTTCCGCCGGGACGACGGCCAACTGCGCGTGATCAGGGCACATGGCCGGTTGCGGAAGCGCGAAGAGGGCAGGCCACCATGCCTGATCGGCGTGAGCAAGGACATCACCGAACTGGTCCAGAGCGAGCATGCCATGAGGGACAACGAGCGTTTTCTCAAGATCCTGGCCAATGTCATTCCCGGCATGGTGGGATACTGGACCTATGAACAGTACTGCGCCTTTGCCAACGACGAATACCAGCTCTGGTTCGGCAGGAGTCCCGAAGAGATGCTGGGCATGCACATACGAGAACTGCTGGGTACGGAGCTGTATCAAGACATCGAGCCATTCATCCACGGGGCGCTGGAGGGAGTTCCCCAGCACTTCCAGCATGCATTGACACGGTCCGATGGCCAGCACTGCCACACCATGATCCACTACATACCGGACATGGAGGGGGAGCAGGTCCGCGGTTTTTACGAACTGGTCTCGGACATCACCGAGCTCAAGCAGACCCAGTTCCGGTTGGAGGAACTGAACACGGCCCTGCAGCAACGCACCGAGGAGGCCGAGGCGGCCAACGCGGCCAAAAGCCGCTTCCTGGCGAACATGAGCCACGAAATCCGCACCCCCATGAATGCCGTGCTGGGACTGCTGCACCTCTTGCAGCGCACCGAGCTCTCGCCCCGGCAGCATGACTACATCGAAAAGGTGCAGATGGCCTCCCGTTCTCTGCTGGGAATCCTGAACGACATCCTGGATTTTTCCAAGATCGAGGCGGACAAGATGGAGCTGGAGACGGTTCCTTTCTTTCCCCAGGAACTGCTGAACAACCTGGCGGTGTTCCTCTCCCCTTCCTTGCAGAACAAGAAGGTTGAACTGCTCTTCGACGTCGACGCCGACCTGCCCCCCACCCTCCTGGGGGACGCCCTGCGGCTGCAGCAGGTGCTGCTCAACCTGACGGGAAACGCGGTCAAGTTCACCGAGCAGGGACGGATTGTCGTTACCATCCAGGTAGTATCCCTCACCCCGGACCAGGCCCGGGTCAGGTTCTCGGTGAAGGATACCGGCATCGGCATCCCGGCCGACAAACTGGAGAGCGTCTTCACGGGATTCGTGCAGGCCGAGTCCTCCACCACCCGACGTTTCGGCGGCAGCGGTCTGGGACTGACCATCAGTCGCCGCCTGGTTCGTCTGATGGGGGGCGAACTGGAGGTGGAAAGCACGCTGGGCAAGGGGAGCACCTTCCACTTCACCATCACCCTTGGCCGGGACGGTGACACGCCGGCCATGAACGGCCGCGCGTACACCGGCCGCAACGGTGCAGGACAGAGGAGTCGCTTGAAGGGGTTGCACCTGCTGGTGGTGGAGGACAACCCCATCAACCGACAGATCGCCCAGGAACTGCTCAGCCAGGAGGGTGCCGGCGTCGAAGTCGCCTCAAGCGGCCGCCAGGGACTGGACCTGATCGCCCGGGCACAGGCCCCGTTCGACGCGGTGCTGATGGACATCCAGATGCCGGACATGGATGGCTACTCAGCCTCGCGCCGGATTCGCGATGCCCTGGGCATGATCAATCTCCCCATCATCGCCATGACCGCCAACGCGCTCCCGGACGACCGCAGGCGGTGCCATGCCGCGGGCATGGACGGCCATATTGCCAAACCGATCGATCCGGAGACGCTGATCGCCGTCCTGCAGACCCACTGCGGCGACACCACGAAGCAGGCGGAACCGCAGACGGCAGATTCAGTCCTCGGTGGTGCACAGCCCGAGTTTTCGCCACAAGATGCCCTCACCCGCCTGAACAACAACCGCGGCCTGTATGCCCGGCTGGCCCGTTCCTTTGAACGTGATCAGGCCGCAGTCGCGGAACGCGTGCGCGACCAGTTGCGGCAGGGGCAGATTGACAGTGCCGCCAGCGACCTGCATACCCTCAAGGGGGTGTCGGCGACCCTGGGCGCCATGGCACTGTCCCGTTGCGCGGCCGAAGCTGAAGCGCTGCTCCGCGGAGGCCGGCCCCTGGGCGAAATCCTGCTCAACGATCTTGAGCGGCACTTCGCCGAGGCGTGCGACTTATTGCGCCGGTTGGCCGACGAGCTTGACCCGCCTCGAGAGGGGGCCGGAGAGGAATTGCCTGACATCACCCCGGACCGGGGAGAGGTGGCCGCGCGCCTGGCTTTCATGGAAGATCTGCTGCGCGTCGGCAACATGCGGGCGCTGAACGAATACGAGGGGATCAGGCGGATCTGCGGCAGGGATCTGCGCCAACGGTTCTTCCTGCTGGACGATGCCGTCAAACGGCTCAATTTTCCCGCTGCCGCCACCCAATGCCGAATCATTCGAGAGGAACTATCACCATGA